Proteins encoded by one window of Collimonas fungivorans:
- the adh gene encoding aldehyde dehydrogenase: MNLADISKLATRNPFKQRYDNFIGGKFVAPVKGEYFENVSPVIGKTFCEIARSGAEDIELALDAAHAAKAAWGKTSPAERANILNKIADRMEANLELLAIAETIDNGKPIRETTAADIPLAIDHFRYFAACIRAQEGSVATIDDQTYAYHFHEPLGVVGQIIPWNFPILMAVWKLAPALAAGNCVVLKPAEQTPASIMVWVELVQDLLPPGVLNIVNGFGLEAGKPLASSKRIAKIAFTGETTTGRLIMQYASQNIIPVTLELGGKSPNVFFADVMDQDDAFFDKCLEGFAMFALNQGEVCTCPSRALIQESIYERFMERALKRVKAIKQGNPLDSATMIGAQASQEQLEKILSYIDIGKQEGAKLLTGGVRKQLGGDFDAGYYVEPTVFEGNNKMRIFQEEIFGPVLSVTTFKDEEEALALANDTLYGLGAGLWTRDGSRAFRMGRGIQAGRVWTNCYHLYPAHAAFGGYKQSGIGRENHKMMLDHYQQTKNLLVSYSPNALGFF; this comes from the coding sequence ATGAATCTCGCAGACATCAGCAAGCTAGCCACTCGCAATCCGTTCAAGCAACGTTATGACAATTTCATCGGCGGCAAGTTCGTGGCGCCGGTCAAGGGTGAATATTTCGAGAACGTCAGCCCGGTGATCGGCAAGACCTTCTGTGAAATCGCCCGCTCCGGCGCCGAAGACATCGAACTGGCGCTGGACGCGGCGCACGCCGCCAAAGCCGCTTGGGGCAAGACCTCGCCGGCCGAACGCGCCAACATCCTGAACAAGATCGCCGACCGCATGGAAGCCAACCTGGAATTGCTGGCGATTGCCGAAACCATAGACAACGGCAAGCCGATACGCGAAACCACGGCCGCCGACATTCCGCTGGCGATCGACCATTTTCGTTACTTCGCGGCCTGCATCCGCGCCCAGGAAGGTTCGGTCGCCACCATCGACGACCAGACCTATGCCTATCATTTCCACGAGCCGCTCGGCGTGGTAGGCCAGATCATCCCATGGAATTTTCCGATCCTGATGGCGGTCTGGAAACTGGCGCCGGCGCTGGCCGCCGGCAATTGCGTGGTGCTGAAACCGGCTGAGCAGACGCCGGCCTCGATCATGGTCTGGGTCGAGCTGGTGCAGGATCTGCTGCCGCCCGGCGTGCTTAACATCGTCAACGGCTTCGGCCTCGAAGCCGGCAAGCCGCTGGCCTCCAGCAAACGCATCGCCAAGATCGCCTTCACCGGCGAAACCACTACCGGCCGCCTGATCATGCAATATGCCTCGCAAAACATCATCCCGGTGACGCTGGAACTGGGCGGCAAATCGCCGAATGTATTCTTTGCCGACGTGATGGATCAGGACGACGCGTTTTTCGACAAGTGCCTGGAAGGTTTTGCCATGTTCGCCTTGAACCAGGGCGAGGTCTGCACCTGCCCGTCGCGCGCGCTGATCCAGGAGTCGATCTACGAGCGTTTCATGGAGCGCGCACTAAAACGGGTCAAAGCCATCAAGCAAGGCAACCCGCTCGACAGCGCCACCATGATCGGCGCCCAGGCTTCGCAGGAACAGCTGGAAAAAATCCTGTCCTACATCGACATCGGCAAGCAGGAAGGCGCCAAGCTGCTCACCGGCGGCGTGCGCAAGCAGCTGGGCGGCGATTTCGATGCCGGCTACTACGTCGAACCGACAGTCTTCGAAGGCAACAACAAGATGCGCATCTTCCAGGAAGAAATCTTCGGCCCGGTATTGTCCGTCACCACCTTCAAGGATGAAGAAGAAGCGCTGGCGCTGGCCAACGACACCTTGTACGGCCTGGGCGCAGGCTTGTGGACCCGCGACGGCTCGCGCGCCTTCCGCATGGGACGCGGGATCCAGGCCGGCCGGGTATGGACCAACTGCTACCACCTGTATCCGGCCCATGCGGCATTCGGCGGCTACAAGCAGTCGGGCATAGGCCGCGAAAACCACAAGATGATGCTGGATCATTACCAGCAAACCAAGAACCTGCTGGTCAGCTACAGCCCGAACGCACTGGGCTTTTTCTAA
- a CDS encoding alpha/beta fold hydrolase, with amino-acid sequence MKLSRSEFLALRGLRYHIRHWGRAGAPKIFMMHGWMDVSASFQFVVDCLQRDWHVIAPDWRGFGLTEGPPVESYWFPDYLADLDAILQHYSADAPVNLLGHSMGGYAVGLYAGTRPQRIKALINLEGFGGEHLSAELAPARYAKWLDQLIEAAALLSYPDLAAVAARLQKTNLRLDDQRAAFLAQHWSRQNDLGRWEILADPAHKIINPVLPRVEEMLACWRATTAPVLCVEAEFTNMWQWMGGKDVMRGEIDSRIAMLPHARTAVVANAGHMLHHDQPQALATLIEQFLLS; translated from the coding sequence ATGAAACTATCCCGTTCAGAATTCCTTGCCCTGCGCGGCTTGCGCTATCACATACGCCACTGGGGCCGCGCCGGCGCCCCGAAAATCTTCATGATGCACGGCTGGATGGACGTATCGGCCTCATTCCAGTTCGTGGTTGATTGCCTGCAGCGCGACTGGCATGTGATCGCGCCGGACTGGCGCGGCTTCGGCCTGACAGAAGGGCCTCCGGTGGAGAGCTACTGGTTCCCCGATTACCTGGCCGACCTCGACGCCATCTTGCAGCATTATTCAGCCGACGCGCCGGTCAACCTGCTCGGCCACAGCATGGGTGGTTATGCCGTGGGCCTGTATGCCGGCACCCGGCCGCAGCGGATCAAGGCGCTGATCAACCTGGAAGGTTTCGGCGGCGAACACCTGTCGGCCGAGCTGGCGCCGGCGCGTTACGCCAAATGGCTGGACCAGCTGATTGAAGCGGCTGCGTTGCTGAGCTACCCGGACCTGGCAGCGGTCGCCGCGCGCCTGCAGAAGACCAATCTGCGCCTGGACGACCAGCGGGCGGCGTTCCTGGCCCAGCACTGGTCGCGCCAGAACGACCTGGGGCGCTGGGAGATCCTGGCCGATCCTGCGCACAAGATCATCAACCCGGTGCTGCCGCGGGTGGAGGAAATGCTGGCCTGCTGGCGCGCCACCACGGCGCCGGTGTTATGCGTCGAGGCGGAATTTACCAACATGTGGCAGTGGATGGGCGGCAAGGATGTCATGCGCGGCGAGATCGACAGCCGTATCGCCATGCTGCCGCACGCCAGGACCGCGGTGGTCGCCAATGCAGGGCACATGCTGCACCACGACCAGCCGCAGGCACTGGCGACACTGATTGAACAGTTCCTGCTCTCGTAG
- a CDS encoding patatin-like phospholipase family protein, with protein sequence MQNKIMTLALQGGGSHGAFTWGALDRLLEDPRIEIEGISGASAGAMNAVAMSYGLAIGGRDGARQALADFWDSVSTRDLYSFMRPDALSEAGIASQATSSALLKHMFSVTRMFSPYQLNPFDLNPLRDILGKQIDFERLQAEGKVKLFIAATQVSTGRLRIFRNDDLTQDALLASACLPSMHHAVEIDGEAYWDGGLTANPPIFPLLHLCNSPDVLAVLLHPFRRPLTPTGTDEIGQRLSEISFSSTFFTELGGLALAKRETEADPKARGKMHDRLKELRIHVIDSDALMSQLSSASKLNTKASFIHALRDAGRARAELWLTEKFSGADLQSNFDLDQFLA encoded by the coding sequence ATGCAAAACAAGATAATGACATTGGCATTGCAGGGCGGGGGTTCGCATGGGGCGTTCACCTGGGGCGCGCTGGACCGCCTGCTGGAAGATCCCAGGATAGAAATCGAGGGCATCAGCGGCGCCAGCGCCGGCGCCATGAACGCGGTGGCGATGAGTTACGGCCTGGCGATCGGCGGCCGCGACGGCGCGCGCCAGGCGCTGGCCGATTTCTGGGATAGCGTCAGCACCCGCGATCTCTACAGTTTCATGCGGCCGGACGCCCTGAGCGAGGCCGGCATCGCTTCGCAGGCTACTTCCTCGGCGCTGCTCAAGCACATGTTCTCCGTGACCAGGATGTTTTCGCCGTACCAGCTCAATCCGTTTGACCTGAATCCCTTGCGCGACATCCTCGGCAAGCAGATCGACTTCGAACGCTTGCAGGCGGAAGGCAAGGTCAAACTGTTCATCGCCGCCACCCAGGTCAGCACCGGCCGCCTGCGCATCTTCCGCAATGACGACTTGACGCAGGACGCCTTGCTGGCGTCGGCCTGCCTGCCGTCGATGCACCACGCGGTCGAGATCGACGGCGAGGCCTATTGGGACGGCGGGCTGACCGCCAATCCGCCGATTTTTCCGCTGCTGCATCTGTGCAACTCACCCGATGTGCTGGCGGTGCTGCTGCACCCGTTCCGCCGGCCGCTGACGCCTACCGGCACCGACGAGATCGGCCAGCGCCTGAGCGAGATCAGTTTCAGCTCGACCTTCTTTACCGAGCTGGGCGGGCTGGCGCTGGCCAAGCGCGAGACCGAGGCCGATCCGAAGGCACGCGGCAAAATGCACGACCGGCTCAAGGAGCTGCGCATCCATGTGATCGATTCGGATGCCTTGATGAGCCAGCTGAGCTCGGCCAGCAAGCTGAACACCAAAGCCTCTTTCATCCATGCTTTGCGCGACGCCGGCAGGGCGCGCGCAGAACTCTGGCTGACCGAGAAATTTTCCGGCGCCGATCTGCAATCGAATTTCGACCTCGACCAATTCCTGGCCTGA
- a CDS encoding HlyD family efflux transporter periplasmic adaptor subunit — protein MSHSDSQAVQELASSEAALKAEQAEQAATTKKRKKLFAILGGVILLGGLSYATYWHFIGSRYISTDNAYTEAEISQITPAINGIVADVKVVDTQYVKQGEVLVVIDNSDAKLALLQAEADLDRSERRVQSYFANDAGLAAQVLARDAEQSRAAAQVLSAQADLQRAELDLHRREALAKSGSVSGEELTNARTALLTAQANMKVAEAGAIQAKSNRSATIGAQQASTVLTANTTVATNPEVELARAKRDQAKLDLERTVLRAPVDGVVARRQVQVGQRVQAGTALMTVVPTQSMHVDANFKEGQLTQVQLGQPVTMSADIYGGSVEYHGTVVGLSGGTGSAFAMIPAQNATGNWIKVVQRLPVRISIDRKELIAKPLSVGLSMEVAIDTRGVKSAQPSPM, from the coding sequence ATGTCACATTCCGATTCCCAGGCAGTCCAAGAACTCGCATCCAGTGAAGCCGCTCTCAAGGCAGAGCAGGCAGAACAGGCGGCCACCACCAAAAAACGCAAGAAACTATTCGCCATCCTGGGCGGCGTCATCCTGCTCGGCGGCCTTTCCTACGCCACTTACTGGCATTTCATCGGCTCGCGCTACATCAGCACCGACAATGCGTATACCGAGGCTGAAATTTCCCAGATCACGCCGGCCATCAACGGCATCGTCGCCGACGTCAAGGTGGTCGACACCCAATATGTGAAACAAGGCGAGGTGCTGGTCGTGATCGACAACAGCGACGCCAAGCTGGCGCTGCTGCAGGCCGAGGCCGACCTCGATCGCTCCGAGCGCCGCGTGCAGAGCTATTTCGCCAACGACGCCGGACTGGCGGCCCAGGTCCTGGCGCGCGATGCCGAGCAGAGCCGCGCCGCGGCCCAGGTGCTGTCGGCGCAAGCAGACTTGCAGCGCGCCGAACTCGACCTGCACCGGCGCGAAGCGCTGGCCAAGTCAGGTTCGGTCTCCGGCGAAGAACTGACCAACGCTCGCACCGCTCTGCTGACCGCGCAAGCCAACATGAAAGTCGCCGAAGCCGGCGCCATACAAGCCAAAAGCAACCGCAGCGCCACCATCGGCGCGCAGCAAGCCAGCACGGTGCTAACCGCCAACACCACCGTCGCCACCAATCCTGAAGTGGAACTGGCCAGGGCCAAGCGCGACCAGGCCAAGCTGGACCTGGAGCGCACCGTATTGCGCGCACCGGTGGACGGCGTGGTGGCGCGGCGCCAGGTCCAGGTCGGCCAGCGGGTGCAAGCTGGCACCGCCTTGATGACGGTGGTCCCGACCCAGTCGATGCACGTCGACGCCAATTTCAAGGAAGGCCAGCTGACCCAGGTGCAACTGGGGCAACCGGTCACCATGAGCGCCGACATCTACGGCGGTTCGGTCGAATACCACGGTACCGTGGTCGGCCTGTCGGGCGGCACCGGCTCGGCGTTCGCCATGATTCCGGCGCAAAACGCCACCGGCAACTGGATCAAGGTGGTGCAGCGTCTGCCGGTGCGGATTTCGATAGACCGCAAGGAGCTGATCGCCAAACCCTTGAGCGTCGGCTTGTCGATGGAAGTGGCTATCGATACGCGCGGCGTCAAGAGCGCACAGCCTTCGCCCATGTAA
- a CDS encoding MarR family transcriptional regulator, which produces MATLTHLRQQRQSAAGLDALMEHAHGAILDALNRELQVLDITAAQYVIIVNLANSRTESIAALCKLLAYDPGAMTRMVRRLERKGLVTRLRSPRNSRAITLELTAAGWSIYPKLIECITHVLDQLLADFSQDETSKLKELLHKLLSKI; this is translated from the coding sequence ATGGCTACCCTAACCCATCTCCGGCAACAGCGGCAATCCGCCGCCGGCCTGGATGCCTTGATGGAACACGCACACGGCGCGATCCTGGACGCGCTGAACCGGGAATTGCAGGTGCTGGATATTACGGCGGCGCAGTACGTGATCATCGTCAACCTGGCCAACTCGCGCACAGAGTCGATCGCGGCGCTGTGCAAATTGCTGGCTTACGATCCCGGCGCGATGACGCGCATGGTCAGGCGGCTGGAAAGGAAAGGCCTGGTGACGCGGCTGCGTTCGCCGCGGAACAGCCGCGCAATCACGCTCGAACTGACCGCAGCCGGCTGGTCGATTTACCCGAAACTGATCGAATGCATCACCCATGTGCTGGACCAGCTCCTGGCGGATTTCAGCCAGGACGAAACCAGCAAGCTGAAAGAATTGCTGCATAAGCTGTTGTCGAAAATTTGA
- a CDS encoding DHA2 family efflux MFS transporter permease subunit → MSSTSSELPIKPLAGAQLIGAGLLLAAANFIAVLDTTIANVSVSTISGALGASSSQGTYVITSYAVAEAITVPLTGWLANRFGAVRVFITSMVMFGVFSALCGLANSLGLLIAFRIFQGLAGGPLIPLSQTLLLRVFPKEKAPTAVGLWAMTTLIAPIAGPILGGVLCDQYSWPYIFYINVPVALICGYLGWKMFKRYESSLVKVPIDKVGMGLMIVWVAALQLMLDQGKEKDWFASPEIMALALIAIIGFIAFLIWELTERNPVVDLRVFRHRGYSASVITICLAFGAFFGATVLTPLWLQGYMGYTATHSGQTTALSGILAVMTAPFVAKLSTKVDPRKLVCLGVLWLGSVTLLRSFNSTDMTTFQIGWPLLLQGIGMPLFFVPLTGLALSSVNFSETASAAGLMSFCRTMSGAIATSLVNTSWENKAIYYHAELSGLVDQAGNASNTLVQSGLSAEQARLSIEQTVQSQSIMLSTNHIFMMAALSFLLAATAVWFAPKPKRVADTSAAH, encoded by the coding sequence ATGTCATCCACTTCTTCGGAACTGCCGATCAAGCCCCTGGCCGGCGCGCAGCTGATCGGCGCCGGCCTGCTGCTGGCCGCCGCCAACTTCATCGCGGTGCTCGACACCACCATCGCCAACGTCTCGGTATCGACCATCTCCGGCGCACTGGGCGCCTCGTCCAGCCAGGGCACTTACGTCATCACTTCGTACGCGGTGGCGGAAGCGATCACCGTGCCGCTGACCGGCTGGCTCGCCAACCGCTTCGGCGCGGTGCGGGTGTTCATCACTTCGATGGTCATGTTCGGCGTGTTCTCGGCCTTGTGCGGCCTGGCCAACTCGCTGGGCCTGCTGATCGCCTTCCGCATATTCCAGGGGCTGGCCGGCGGCCCGCTGATCCCGCTCTCGCAGACCTTGCTGCTGCGGGTTTTCCCCAAGGAGAAAGCGCCTACCGCGGTCGGGCTGTGGGCCATGACTACCCTGATTGCGCCAATCGCCGGACCGATCCTCGGCGGCGTATTGTGCGACCAGTACAGCTGGCCCTACATTTTCTACATCAACGTGCCGGTGGCGCTGATCTGCGGTTACCTCGGCTGGAAAATGTTCAAGCGCTACGAGTCGTCGCTGGTAAAAGTACCTATCGACAAAGTCGGCATGGGACTGATGATCGTCTGGGTCGCCGCCCTGCAGCTGATGCTGGACCAGGGCAAGGAAAAAGACTGGTTCGCTTCGCCTGAAATCATGGCGCTGGCGCTGATCGCCATCATCGGCTTCATCGCCTTCCTGATCTGGGAACTGACCGAACGCAATCCGGTGGTCGACCTGCGGGTGTTCCGGCACCGCGGCTATTCGGCCAGCGTGATCACCATCTGCCTGGCGTTCGGCGCCTTCTTCGGCGCCACCGTGCTGACGCCGCTGTGGCTGCAGGGCTACATGGGCTACACCGCTACCCACTCCGGCCAGACCACCGCCCTGAGCGGCATCCTGGCGGTCATGACCGCGCCCTTCGTCGCCAAGCTGTCGACCAAAGTCGATCCGCGCAAGCTGGTGTGCCTGGGTGTGCTGTGGCTCGGTTCGGTGACCTTGCTGCGCAGCTTCAACAGCACCGACATGACCACCTTCCAGATCGGCTGGCCGCTGCTGCTGCAAGGCATAGGCATGCCGCTGTTCTTCGTGCCGCTGACAGGGCTGGCGCTGAGCAGCGTCAATTTTTCCGAGACTGCTTCCGCCGCCGGCCTGATGAGTTTTTGCCGCACCATGTCGGGCGCCATCGCTACTTCGCTGGTCAACACCAGCTGGGAAAACAAGGCGATCTATTATCACGCCGAACTGTCGGGCCTGGTCGACCAGGCCGGCAATGCCAGCAATACCCTGGTGCAGTCCGGCCTGAGCGCGGAACAGGCGCGGCTCAGCATCGAGCAGACCGTGCAGTCGCAAAGCATCATGCTGTCGACCAACCATATTTTCATGATGGCGGCGCTGTCATTCCTGCTGGCGGCGACCGCGGTATGGTTCGCGCCGAAACCCAAACGCGTTGCCGACACCTCGGCGGCGCACTAA
- a CDS encoding DUF779 domain-containing protein has translation MPAIPARVSATGAALEFLQQLRQKHGPLMFFQSGGCCDGSSPMCYAIGDFQVGDADVYLGDLDGTPFYIGADQFEYWKHTQLIIDVVAGNGGMFSVDNGSGRRFLSRSRLFSDDEYALLAAAPLLLGEQAAE, from the coding sequence ATGCCCGCCATCCCCGCCCGCGTCAGCGCCACCGGCGCCGCACTGGAATTCCTGCAGCAGCTCAGGCAAAAACATGGCCCTCTCATGTTCTTTCAATCCGGCGGCTGCTGCGACGGCAGTTCGCCCATGTGCTACGCCATCGGCGATTTCCAGGTCGGCGATGCCGACGTCTATCTCGGCGACCTGGACGGTACGCCGTTTTATATCGGCGCCGACCAGTTCGAATACTGGAAACATACCCAGCTGATCATCGATGTGGTGGCAGGCAACGGCGGCATGTTTTCTGTCGACAACGGCAGCGGGCGGCGCTTCCTGAGCCGTTCGCGACTGTTCAGCGACGACGAATATGCGCTGCTGGCCGCAGCCCCGCTACTGCTGGGCGAACAAGCCGCCGAATAA